The Leptospira bourretii genomic sequence AATCAAAAAATGCAAGTGTTACTGGACATTTATCTGATTTGGGAACAGGTGGACTTGCATTCCAAACAACTGCAATCTTTTATGAAGGTGACCAAGTAAAAATTCAATTTTCTCTTCACCAAAATCCATTAGAAATTATTGGAACCGTACATCGAACAGCAGGTAAAACAACTTCGGTAATCTTTCAACCGTTGGCTGCTGCGGAACATAAGATAGTGCAAGAGTTTATCCATAAACACTACTTTGATCCAAAATTAAAAAAGTAACTTTCTATTTAGTTAAAAAAAAGCCCCCTGAAGAGGAGGCTTTTTTTGCTAAAGTCCAAAACAGTCAGATTACTGAGCTGCAGTTGCCTTTGCTTCAAGAGCTTTTTGTCCACCCGCATAGCGCAAGTATCCAACACACTGACATTCTTCCCAAGTTTCAGGCTCGCCAACATTTGCGCAAATTCCTGTTTCGTTGTTAAGAGAGCAGCAGTCGTAAACTCCAACTCCTTTGATGATACCTTTTGATTCAGAAACAATTACGGAACCTGTAGATTGACCATCAGATACACCAGAAGCTTGTTCTAAGTATTCACCTAAGATTTTTTTCAAACCATCACCTGCAACTTGAAGACGAGCGGCTTCACGGCAAGTGGATTGTTTCATAGCAACTGAGTTAGCTTTGATCGCTTTGTCAGAAGCACGTGCAGAAAATTTCATGTAAAGATAATCGTATTCTTTCTCTTTCCCTTTGCAATATTCAGCAGGGCTCTCACCACGTTTTGCAGCAGCGGCATCAGGTGCACAAGCCCAACCTTCAAAAATCCAACCATTTTTACCTACGGTCGTAGCGTCTCTTCTGCCTCCATCATTGGATCCGCAAGATACAACAAATGCGATTAGAGAGGCACATACGATAAGCGATTTCTTCATAAAGAATCTACTCCTTTTCCGAAGAATTTGATCCTATAAAAAACCCTTGTCAATCTTTTCTCAAAGAAAACGAATGATGCCAGCAGGATAAAGATTTACATTTTCCGCGAATGGACCGATTCTAATTTTATGTCTCGCCGTCCCCTCCGAATTCCCTATGCATTGATTTTGTTTTTTATTGCGTTCTTCCCCGAATTTATTTTAGGGAAAGAAATTTCTATCCTGCCAGCTTACATTTCCGGAGAAGTTCCACCTGTCCTTGGATCAAGAAGAGAGGCAGGGTTTGAATTGTCCCGTCTTTCACGACACTATATCAAACGAAATTTTTTTACTGAAGTTACAGATCCAAAACTTATTGAAAATTATTTAAATGAATCGGAATGGAACGAAGAAAGTGAACTAAAAGATCAGGATCTTTTTTCTTACTGTACAGAGTGGGATTCTCATTTTGTTGTTCAAGACCAGATAGATTTTGGAAATCCTATCCTTGTCAAAACGGTTATCTTTAACTGTAAAAACCAAGCAAGACAAACCATCCAATCCAAACTCATTTCAAACTTTGTTTTAGCGTATGAAAAACATAACGAAAAAAGTTTTCGATTTTTGCCTCCTCGGTTTTACGAAAAGAAAAACAAAATAGCTCCAAATTATGAAATCAATCTATTCATAGACATTCATTCTTCTTATGCATATTACAAAAAAGACGTTTTAAAGAGTTTGTCCGCTTTGTACGATCAGGACGGGCTGTTCTTAGGTGTGACACTCGTAAAGAAAGATAAAATAGTCACCATCCCACCAACAAAAGAACACATTGAAATCAAAAAATTGATGGAAGAAACTGGATGGCAAGGAAACAACCAAGCTGAGTCCATTGTATCCGCCTTACAAGGTTTAAAGTCGAAAATTTCATCGGGAAAAAAAGAATCAAGGAAGCTTTTTTTACTTCTTTCTTCTGCTGTGAAGGACAAGTCCGGATCGATCATCATGGCATTGAATGATTTACGACATATGGAAATTGAACCAGTTCTATTAGTTCCCAACCATTCTGAATTAAGTACAATTCGAGAATTACAAAGAATTGGCAAAGCAAGTAACAGTCGTGTTGTTGGAATCACTGAATACCAAAAAATTGGAACTTCCGAAGGATATGAATACCTTTACTTAAATCAATTCAATGTGTATTCCTCGATTGAAGAGTTACCAATGCCTTTTAATTGGAATCAAAACCAAATCAAAAAATATGATGCCTCTTTGGTTCGTGCGGCAGTCGATGTGGTCACACCTTACAATCTTTATATGGCTTACGAAAAAATATCTGATAAACGTGTATTGGAAAAAGAAGAAATCAAAACTGATTTAGAATACATTCTGCGAACAGAATCAAATACAGACCAAACAGAAAAGGATAGATTTCAAACAGTTCTTGTTGAATCAAAAGGAGAAGCCATTTGGATTCAGTTGCCATATGATGTGGTCGTAACAAAAGGAAAAGAGTATTTAATCCAAACAACTTTTGTTTTGGATCCTCTATCCACATGGGGAGTGAAAAATGCTCCTGCCGAAACCAATTTGTTAAAAATAAATACTACCTATCCAAAGACATTGATGGTGAAACCATCGCAGGCGAAAAAGTTTTTGGATACAAACAAAATTAGAGAATTTAACGGTTACTTGCAAGGGACAGTGAGTGTCATCAAAAAGAAGTAAACAAACTTCAGAATGGATTTCTAGCGGATCCGATATCCAAAAGATTCGCAACCAGTGGGTAGAAACTTCCAATTCCAATTTACCGATGTTAATCATTGGAGAAAGGGGTGTAGGGAAAAGTTTTTGGATCGAAAGAAGTTTAGAACAAAGAAATATTTCTTCCAGTAACGTAGTAAGTTTTGATTTTTCATATCCTTTTGCCTTTGCGGAATCCTTAGAAAAAATCAAATCATCCAAACAGATGGTGACCATTCAGATGGATCGCATCACAAAGGCAAAACCAGAAGAAGTATTGTTATTACAACAATGGTGGAAGTCAGAAAAATACGAAGAAAAATCAAAAGTATATTTGTATTGGGAAATTCATTCAGAAGAACTGGAAATTTTAAACCAAAAGAATGTATATTCAGATTTTTATGATCAGTTAAAATCCTTTCGCTTTGAACTTCCTAATTTGAAAAAACGAATTTCTGAATTACCGTTATTTGTTTCTCAGTTTTTAGAGGAAGCAAACACCGATCTCGGTAAAAAAATTACAGGGATGGAAGAGGAGTTTTTTGTTTTTTTTAAAAACAAAACATTTAACACAAATCTCTCTGAACTAAGAGATATGATCTTTGCACTTGTTGGATTTTCTTCTGGCAAACAATTACATTGGAAACAGATCCCATCTCATTTTTTTGAAAACCAACTCACAGAATTAGAAGTGAAACCTGGGATTAGTTTGGAAAGTTATGAAAAGGAAATCATCAAAGCCAATTTGATTTATACAAAAGGAAATAGAGAAAAAGCCGCTAAATTACTTGGAATTTCTGAAAGGAATTTATATCGCAAATTACATGAATATCATTTGGAAGATCTTTCTTGAAGTAAGGAAAAAAGATGCATAATTTTTTGTAAAAAATAATTCCTACCTTCTTCGTCACGAAGTCCTGATTTGAATTTGATATTCATTTCAATCACTTGGTCATAAAATAAATCTAAAGTTTTATCAGTAAATAAAGCGGAATCAGAAACCAATTGCCTTCTTACAAAGTTTTTTCTCGCATCGGAATAACTTCCTGTTTTCAAAAGTTCATCCATAATGGGAATAGGAACTTCACCATTGTGCCTTGTCCGTATGACTTTGATTTTGCGAATTTCATCTAGTTTGTAACTGAGTCTGGTTAGGAAACTAAGAATCTCCGAATTTTGGTCATTGAACTTGGTAAATTCTTTAAAAAAATCGACCTTTCGTTTTTGAACCAATGTTTCTACGAGTACATTGGTATTTAGTTCATTTTGACTGAATAAAACGGAATTCACATCATCGATGGTAAACTTGGAACGATGTAAGTATTGTTTGAGTTTTTTTACGCTTTTAAGATAAGCACCTACGTTTGCGGGAATTCGATGGATAAATTCATCGGCAGCATTTGGTTCAAAATGTACTTGTTCCTGGTCACAAACTTCTTTGAATACTTTTGGATAGTCGCTCGGATATAAAAATTTGGTTTTGTAATAGTTTAAGGTTCCTTGAAAGAGTTGGACCAAACTTTGTGGAATGTCTTTTCCATCGTAATGAACAATGAGAAAAATTTCATCAGAAACGGCGGTTATGTTTTTTCGAAATCCAGAAGCAAAGTCTTTCCATTCTTGTGTCGCCTTTGTATCAAGTATGGGTTTAAAAAGTGCAGCAGCTTGTTTGACAATGATAAGTTTTCTTGGGTAAAACATATCTGGAGTGAAGAGTTCCGCAAAAAGTTTTGCCTGTTCTCCGGATTCAGATACAATGAGAATGATTTCGTAAGGGCCAGAAGATTTCGAAAGTGCCTCTTTGTAGTGATCGATGATCAGTTCAAATTCATAAGAATCCTCCCCTGTGTAGGCAAAAAATTGCGGGAGATTACTGGTCTGAGTTTTGAATAATTGGAAAAGAGAGCTAAATTCTCTCGCTTGCGATTTTTTTGTTTCCATTTTTGTGAATCCGGTCTAATCTTTCGATGGGATCGAGGCGATATTCATAGTATGGAAATCTCAAGTAATGTGGCAAGAGTTTCAGGACTAGGCGAACCATATATGTATGTGTCTCCCACATACAACACCCAAGCTGTGGAGCAAGTAGAAGCAATCCAATCTCGCTCTTACCAGCCAAAGTATGTTTCGGGTGAAACAGAAAAAAAAGCAACGGAAGTCCAAACAAGTCCAGAGGCTAAAGCAGCTTACAAACCTGGAAATTTGGTCAATCTTTACGCTTAAAAGACTTTTCCCAAAAAGGCAACCAAACCGAAGAACGAGCTAAAAAACTTCGGAGGGGAAATCCCATCACATTCGTATACGATCCAAACCTTGTGGCGACAGGTCCGTTTTCATCTTGGATTCCATAAGAGCCTGCTTTATCAAAAGGTTGGCATCGCAAAATATAATCACGTATTTCCACTTCGCTCCAATTTTTAAATTCGATAATTGTCTCCTCGTAGAAAAAATCAACCTTCGATTCTATCTGCAAACCGGCCCCAGAAAATACGGAATTTTTTTTCCCCGAAAGTGTTTTGAGGATCCGAACGGAATCTTCCAGGTCGGTAGGTTTGTGTAAAATTTCATTTTGAAATACAACAATGGTATCAGCAGCCAAATAAAGATGGTTTGGGTTCCCGTCGTTACCTAATTTTGAGTGAACCATTCGTTCTAAATATTGGAGTGAGGGTTCTTTGAATTTTTGAGACTCATCAATGTTTGCTGGTTCCACCTGGAACAAAAATCCTAGATCCTTGAGTATTTGGATCCGTCTTGGCGATGTCGATTTGAGTATAAACAAATTCTTGCTATTCCTTACGGGATATTGTTTCATTTCATAATGATGAGTCCTCGACTTTTGGCTATTTTTTTATGGGCTTTCGTTTTTGTTTTTGGATGCAAACGAGGTCTTTCGGAAGACATCCAAGATTGTAATCCCGTAGCAGATTATTACGAAAAGGGAACACACTACATAAGAAGAGATTTGGTTCGGGATGATAATACTTTAGATTATAAAAAACTTTTGGAAGACACAAAACCTCAAGCTAGCGATTGTTATCCTTCCAATCACGAGGTAAAATGAGTTTATTTGATGTAAAAGGAAAGTCGATTTTGATCACCGGTGCCAGCCGAGGCATCGGAAAAACATTAGCCCTTGGTTTTCGAGACGCAGGCGCCATTGTCTATGGAGCAGGCTCTAGACCAGAATCCATTGAATGGATGGCTAAAGAAGGAATCAACGGAGTGGTTCTTGATGTACGCAGTGAAGGTGCAGCATTTGAAATCATCGGTCAAATCAAAGCAAAACATGGAAGACTCGATACTCTCATCAACAACGCAGGAATTGCAACAAATACTCCCGCTTCTGGATTCAAAGAAGAGGAATTACAAAATATAGTTCAGACAAACTACGTAGGTGTGTTTCGCAATTGCCAAGCTTATTACAAACATCATAAAAAAGAAGGTGGAAACATCATCAATGTGGCTTCAGTTCTTGGAATGGTGGGAAGTAAACTGGCTTCTGTTTATTCTGGTACCAAAGGTGCTGTCATCACTTTATCGAAAGCACTAGCCATTGAGTGGTGCAATAATGGTTATCGCGTGAATGTCATTTGCCCGGGGCTCATTGATACAGAAATGACCGATATGATCAAAGACAAAGAATTCATCATGAAACAAGTGCTCGCTGGTATTCCTATGGGGCGTCTTGGAAAACCTGAGGAACTCCTGGGAGCGGCCATTTATTTAGCCTCTGATTCTTCTTCGTATATGACGGGTCAGTGTCTTGTTCTTGATGGGGGACTCACAGCACAATAATTGCTGCTGTGTGAAACCAAATGATCCTATACCTCCATCCAGAAAATCCAGAAATCCGAAAACTCAAACAAATTTCGGAGAGATTGAAGGATGGAGCTGTTTATATATTTCCAACTGACACAGTTTATGCGATCATAGCGGACGCACACTCTAAATTGGGAGTTGAGAAAATATACTCCATTCGAAAACTTCCCAAAGACAAACCACTTTCTCTGATGTGCACAGACATTTCTATGGCATCAAATTTTATTGAGTATTTGCCAAATTCTGCTTATCGTTTGATGAAACGAGTGACACCTGGCCCCTTTACCTTTGTTTTAAAAGCAAATAAAAACTTACCAAAACCATCTGTGGTTCACCACAAAGACAAACAAATTGGAATTCGTATCCCTAACCATATTTACCTCAGTGAACTTTTAAAAATCCATGATTCCCCTCTCACATCCACTTCTGCTTTTTGTGATGATGAGTTCATCATCGATATTGATGATTTAGAATCCATTTACGGAAACCAAGTGGATGGGATTGTCGATGGCGGGATTGTCAAAATGGAACTTTCCACTATCTTACAGATCAATGATGACTCAATTGAGTTGATTCGGGAAGGTAAGGGATATGATCTCATTGCTGGTGAAATTTCTAATTAGATTAAAAAACCTAGGTTCATTAAAAACTGAGACCCGGAATTTTTTTAAGGTGTGCTTCATACCCAAACATTTTTTTTTCTGAATGTTTAGGTAGTTTGATTGGAATTTCCTTCTGCGCATATTTCACAATGGGAATGATTTTATATCCGTGTGGGTAAACCCAAACCGGTTCCGTACTTACACTTTTAATCTGTTTCTCTTTTTGTGAGTTTATTTCTAATGAAAAAGATAAAATAATCCCACCATCGGTGTTCTCTCTATTTTGCGCCGACAAAAAATTGCCAAGGGAATAGGCCACAAGTCTGTCCTCTCCATTCTTTTCTTCCTGGAAGTGATCGATTCTTTGCACTACATGAGGATGCCCTCCAATGATGATATCGGCCCCAGCTTCGAAACCTATCTGAACCCATTTGGTTTGTGACTTGTCTGGTTTTTCTTCATACTCAGTTCCATAATGATACCAAAGGATTACAAAGTGGATTCCATTTTCTTTGGCAAAACTAACATCTTCCTGAATTTGTTTTTCACTTAAAAGTCGAACGATTCGATCATTTTTGACAGGAATTCCATTTGTGGAATATGTATAATTATAAATCGCAATTTTGATCCCATTCACTTCGATAAAAAAATCTTTTCGATTTAGATAATCCGAATGTGATTTGAAAGTTCCAATAGGAACCATTCCCATTTGATTCACAGAATCGATCGTATAATCAATTCCAAAGGCTCCTTTATCCGCAGAATGATTGTTTGCTGTTGATAAAATATCAAAACCTGCGTTTTTGATTCCTGTTAAATAACCGATAGGAGATCCAAATCGAGGGTATCCAGTAAACTCATTTGGATCATTTGCGATTGTTGTTTCTAAATTTCCTAAGGTTAAATCAGCATCTTGTAATGAATTTGAAATGAATTCGAAACTGCTACTAGAATCATATTCTTTAGTCTTTGAAAGATAATAAGAGGAGATTTGTGAGTTATGGCACATGAGATCCCCAACCACTTTAATTCTCACTTGCCTAGTAAAGTAAACATCGGGAAGAGTGTAACAAGATAGGAAGGGAACAGTGATAAACCCAAAATATAAAAAACGAAATATTTTAATCATAGTTGGTCTGATTTTGGTTTTATCCAGTTGTGGTTGGGAAAAGGATTATAAACGTGCTGCTTATCTTTCGATGCAGCCCGATACAGATTTAATCTTAGCGCCATTTCCATTCAATATTTTTGATAGAGAGGCAAGGGATGCAATCACTCTTTCCCATTATTCAAAAGAAGAAATAAAAAATATTTTAGAAGACCATGATCTATCTTGGGATGAGTTGAAAAACCAATGGCAATTGGATGCCGAAGATGAACATTTTTCGAAAGAAGTAAACTACACATCGCATTATACTCAATATTTTTATGATACCGAAATTCCCATTTGGATTTATGGACCGAAGTGGATCAGAAATGGGCAATACTCTGATGAGATCAACCAACAACATATTCCTTCTATCTATGGAAAAATCTTAGATTTTCCATTTAAGAATACAATCGATGTATCCTATTTAGAAAAAATATTCCAAAACGAGAAGGTAAAACCAGAAATCATCGTTACCGTTGTAGTTGATCAAGGTGGACGACAACTTTACAAAGCACATAAAGGTGCTTATCCATTTCTTGAAGATTTAAAAAACAACGCTGCTTACTTTAAAAAGGCAAAAGTGGCTCACTTGGAATCACATACTGCTGTGGGTCATATGGCGATTGGAACTGGAGCCTTTCCTAAAGACTCAAAAATTTTCTCGAATGAAATTTATACATATGCAGATGGAAAGGTTCTCCATAGACCCGTTTATCAAGGAAAAAACAAAGATTGGGATTTGAGCGAAATGCAGGTCCCGAGTTTTGCTGATGAATGGGATCTTTCAAAGAATAATGAACCTGTCATCGTAAGCCAATGTTATGCGGCAAGGGCAGCAGTGGGTATGGCAGGACATGGAAAACTATTTTCCCTTTATTCAAAAGATTCGGCAACAGAACTTCCCGATAACGATTTTGTTTATTGGCAAGATGTCAAAAGTTTATCCTGGTCGACGTATAACGATGCCTTCCTTGTTCCTAAATCAGTACAAAAGTATAACTTGTACCAATTCTATTTGAATCATAAAAAAGACATATCGACTCACTTTGAAGCCAAAGATCCAATCGATTTGATCGCAAAAATCCACCACTTCCAAGGTTCTGAATTTCAGGCAAAGATGGATGGAGCCCTTTTTCGAGACAGCATTACAGAAACGATAATCAATACAAAAAAAGATAAGGATGGTATCACCGATCTTGCCTATGTAACTTTGAAGGCTACGGATGCCGTCGGACATTTGTATGGATGGGAATCAAAAGAAGCAGAACAAGTTTTAAAAGCTACAGATAAAGAAATTCAAACTATATTCGAATATCTAAAAACTAATTTCGGTGATAACTTTATAATGGTGGTAACAGCAGATCATGGAGCTGCGCCCATGCCGGAAATTTCCAATGGTTTATTCTTAAGTCATGAGCAGTTCTTCTCAACTGTGAATGAACTTCTCCCAGAGTCAGAAAGAACAAAACGTTCTCTTGTGAAGTGGGTGGCTCATTCTCAATTATCTTTGGACAGAGATTTGATGAAGGCATATCAGATCACTGAAGAGGCAATCATTCAAAAGATCATGTCCATTCAGGTAAATGATCGAAAGTTTTTCAGAAAGGTTTGGAAACGAGAAGAAATCCCGAATCTATCTTTATAAAATAGATTCGAGAATTGTCTTTATTTCTTTTTCAGTGGGGTTTCGTCTTTTTTGAAATCTTTTAATTTAAGAAATACTTTGATCTCTTCAAAATCAATCCGATCAAGGCTCACTGTCACTGGATCACCTATAAAAAATATTTTAGAATATTTTTTCGAATAAAAGGAGAAATCATTTTTGATGACTACTTCAAATTCGTCGGTGAATTCCGATTTGTCCAAAACTCCTTCCAAATTAGAAATATCCAATTCTACAAAAATTTGGGAAGGTCTGATCCCAACGATAAAACCTTTAAACTCTTTTATTCCTGTAGATTCCAAATAACGAAAGGATTTGATTTTAACGATGTCTCTTTCCGCATCGGCAGCTCTTCTTTCTTCTTCCGAACAATGCAGTCCCATCACGGCAATTTCGTTTTCAGAATAAGTTCTTTCGGTTTCAAGAAGTGTGGCTTGTAAAACACGATGTACAATCAAATCAGGATAACGTCTGATTGGTGAAGTGAAATGGCAATAGTCCTTGAAACCAAGCCCCCAATGGCCAAGCGGGTCTGCCCCATAATATGCCTGCATAAAACTTCGCAAAAGTAGATAATTGAAGATTTTACCCACCGAACCATCTTCAATTTCTTTCACCGCTTTCATGATCTCTGCGTAACTTGTATCTTTGATTTGGATGTTATAACCATTCAGTTGCAGAAAATGGTTTAGGGTTTCTAGTTTTTCTTCATCCATAGCTTCGTGGATACGATGTAATGAAGGAGCTTTTCTTTTTCTTAAAAATTCATCTACTTTCAAGTTAGCAGACAACATCAACTCTTCAATTAATATATGACTTGTTAGGCGTTCGCGATTTTCAATCCCAATAGGTTCTTTTCTTTCGTTCCAAGTGATTGTGGTTTCTCGTAAGTTTAAATCAATTCTACCAGCTTCCATTCTTCGTTTGCGAAGGGCTTCTGTGAATTGCGAAACTTGGTACATCCAATTTTTGGGATCTTTGGCTTTGATTTCTTCTTCTGCCATTTCATAAGTGTATCTTGTATTTACTTTGATGACAGATTTATAAAACTTTGCATTGTAAATTTCACCAGTTTTACTTGCTTCCATTTCTACGGTAAAAGCAAGTCGATTGGTGGTGGCTACCAAACTGCAAAGGTCTTCTGATAAAATGGGTGGCAACATAGGAACCACACGGTTTGCTAAATAAACCGAAGTGGCTCTTTCATAAGCTTCCTTATCGAGAGGTGAATCTTTTTCTACATAATAAGAAACGTCAGCAATGTGAATCCAAACACGAAGCCTGTTTCCTTCATCGACAAAACTGATTGCATCATCAAAGTCTTTGGCTGTAATTCCATCGATCGTAACAGCATATAAGTCTCGTAAGTCGGTCCTAGTATTCCAATCAGTAACTGTTTTTTCGGACACTTCTTCAGGAAATTCTAAAGGAATGAAGTCTGGATGTACAGGATCGTAATTGTATTTCATTAAAATCCGTTGTAAGTCGCCGTCTTCTTTCGTATCCGATTCGAAGCGAATAAAACTGACATCGTAAAGATTTTCCTGAGGAATGGCTCCTTCTTTAAATTTTACGATTAAAATATCGTTCACTTGAATCGAATCAAAAGTGTCTTTCAAAATAGACTTAACATGAAGAACTCCTTCTTTACCTTCTCCGAGCATATCGAGAAAATTTCCAAAAACAAATTTGTTTGTTTTTTCTCTAACTCGCATTCGGTAAAGAACACGGCCACGTTTGACGATGTTTGTGACTTCTGCTTCTAACCTGTCTTTTTTACCAACGCCCAAGGGAATGACTTCTACCTTGTCACCAGTGATGGCGGAATTGGTCATTGGGCCAGGAACAAAAATTTCATTTTTGGAAGGAAGGGAAATAAAACCATCACCCCTTCGAGAAATAGAAATTCTCCCTGTTAGGCGAAAGGGACTTGCTACCGTTAGGTATTTTTTATTCGGAATAAGTAATCCTTCAGCTTCTAACAAATTGAGAAGTTGATCGATTAAAAATTCGATTTCTTTTCTAGGAACTTTCTCTTTGCGTTTGAAGGATTTAACTTTCTTTGTTTTCGGATCTGGTCTTTTGAATTCACTTGATTCGGTAAATTTTTTTTTGATCTCTTGTCTTGTGATGTCCTTTCCAGACTTTTGCTCCAGAAATTCTATGATTTTTCTTTGTATTTTATAGGTATCCATAAATTCATTTGTGATCTACGTAGGTCCCGCGGATGTAGTTGGGCAGGAGAGATAAATAGTCGTTTTTATTAGGTTCTGTTTTGAAATATTCTTTCAAACTATACTGTAGTATAGACGAAAGATTAAGGTTTGTCGCTTCAATTTTTGTTGCAGATGGAGGGTAAAACTCAGGCAAATTTCCAGTATAATACCAATTGTTAGGTGTCCATTCGTTCGTTTTGATTTTTGCTTCGATGGATTCAGGAGTCAGATCAAAAGAATCTAAAAAGCCATTTTCGGATTTATACTTTGTGTAGTACTTTCCTTGTTTCCCATCCAAACAAAGTAAGGATGTTCCTTCGGCTATTTTCTCTCGGGCCACCCCCATTAAATAAGCTTCTAAACTATCCATACCGAATACTGGAATATTCCATAATTGGGAAAGATCTCTTGCTGTAGTCACTGTTATGCGAATGCCAGTAAAAGAGCCAGGTCCACTTGTTACAATGATAAGATCTGGTTTTTTTATTTTTGCCTTTTCCAGAGCCAAACGGATGTATTCGACTAACTTAAAAGAAGATTCTTTGGGTGTCGTTTCCGTTTGTTCTGAAAGGATTTGCAATGGGGATCCGTCGGAATGTGTAGCAACCAGAACCTGAATCCAATCCTGGGTGGTATCGAAGTAGAGCACGTTCATTGAATTTCCTTTTCCGACCATTCCAAAGTATAGGAACGAACTTCTATGGAACCTGATTCAATTGACAAATGGATTCGATTGGATTTAGGAAGATAAGGTTCGGCAATTTGCCACCATTCGATCGCAGAAACTCCTTCTTTTCCCCAGATTTCTTCAAATCCTAAATCATCTAGTTCTTCTAAAACTTTGATCCGGTACAAATCAAAATGATACAAGCGAAAGTTAGGCGAGTCATATATATTGTACAAAGAAAAAGTAGGGGAATTAATAGAACTTTCGGTTCCAAATCGGCTATACCATTCTCGGATAAAAGTAGTTTTGCCTGCGCCCATTTCGCCCGAAATCAGTAAAACAGGGAATTTGTGTTTTTTTAAAAATTGATCCACCAATTGGTCCAAACTGAGAAAGACTGGGTTTAGTTCCGATTCTCTAAGAGAGAGAAAACTAGCCTTCATTGATTAAAGAATTTCTCCACATCGAAGGAATCAAATTGGTAAGCAGTTCTACAAAATTCACAAGTGATTTCAATTTTTCCAAATTCATCAATGATAGAATCTGCTTCTTGTTTGCCAAGGGAAGCAATGATATCTGCTACCTTATGTCTGGAACAATCGCATAAAAATTCGGGAGATTCTTTGCTTAAAACTTCCAACTCGGATCCGATTTCTGTTTGGAGAGAGGTTAACATATCATCAATACTGAGTGCCCAAAAAGCTTCTTTTTTGACAAGGGGTTGGATTTTGGAAATCAGATACTTAAAACTTTCTTCTGGTGCATCGGGAAGTGCTTCGAAGAACAAACCTTTTGCGGAAAAAT encodes the following:
- a CDS encoding L-threonylcarbamoyladenylate synthase, whose product is MILYLHPENPEIRKLKQISERLKDGAVYIFPTDTVYAIIADAHSKLGVEKIYSIRKLPKDKPLSLMCTDISMASNFIEYLPNSAYRLMKRVTPGPFTFVLKANKNLPKPSVVHHKDKQIGIRIPNHIYLSELLKIHDSPLTSTSAFCDDEFIIDIDDLESIYGNQVDGIVDGGIVKMELSTILQINDDSIELIREGKGYDLIAGEISN
- a CDS encoding CapA family protein, producing MIKIFRFLYFGFITVPFLSCYTLPDVYFTRQVRIKVVGDLMCHNSQISSYYLSKTKEYDSSSSFEFISNSLQDADLTLGNLETTIANDPNEFTGYPRFGSPIGYLTGIKNAGFDILSTANNHSADKGAFGIDYTIDSVNQMGMVPIGTFKSHSDYLNRKDFFIEVNGIKIAIYNYTYSTNGIPVKNDRIVRLLSEKQIQEDVSFAKENGIHFVILWYHYGTEYEEKPDKSQTKWVQIGFEAGADIIIGGHPHVVQRIDHFQEEKNGEDRLVAYSLGNFLSAQNRENTDGGIILSFSLEINSQKEKQIKSVSTEPVWVYPHGYKIIPIVKYAQKEIPIKLPKHSEKKMFGYEAHLKKIPGLSF
- a CDS encoding alkaline phosphatase family protein; this encodes MINPKYKKRNILIIVGLILVLSSCGWEKDYKRAAYLSMQPDTDLILAPFPFNIFDREARDAITLSHYSKEEIKNILEDHDLSWDELKNQWQLDAEDEHFSKEVNYTSHYTQYFYDTEIPIWIYGPKWIRNGQYSDEINQQHIPSIYGKILDFPFKNTIDVSYLEKIFQNEKVKPEIIVTVVVDQGGRQLYKAHKGAYPFLEDLKNNAAYFKKAKVAHLESHTAVGHMAIGTGAFPKDSKIFSNEIYTYADGKVLHRPVYQGKNKDWDLSEMQVPSFADEWDLSKNNEPVIVSQCYAARAAVGMAGHGKLFSLYSKDSATELPDNDFVYWQDVKSLSWSTYNDAFLVPKSVQKYNLYQFYLNHKKDISTHFEAKDPIDLIAKIHHFQGSEFQAKMDGALFRDSITETIINTKKDKDGITDLAYVTLKATDAVGHLYGWESKEAEQVLKATDKEIQTIFEYLKTNFGDNFIMVVTADHGAAPMPEISNGLFLSHEQFFSTVNELLPESERTKRSLVKWVAHSQLSLDRDLMKAYQITEEAIIQKIMSIQVNDRKFFRKVWKREEIPNLSL
- a CDS encoding ribonuclease R family protein, whose product is MDTYKIQRKIIEFLEQKSGKDITRQEIKKKFTESSEFKRPDPKTKKVKSFKRKEKVPRKEIEFLIDQLLNLLEAEGLLIPNKKYLTVASPFRLTGRISISRRGDGFISLPSKNEIFVPGPMTNSAITGDKVEVIPLGVGKKDRLEAEVTNIVKRGRVLYRMRVREKTNKFVFGNFLDMLGEGKEGVLHVKSILKDTFDSIQVNDILIVKFKEGAIPQENLYDVSFIRFESDTKEDGDLQRILMKYNYDPVHPDFIPLEFPEEVSEKTVTDWNTRTDLRDLYAVTIDGITAKDFDDAISFVDEGNRLRVWIHIADVSYYVEKDSPLDKEAYERATSVYLANRVVPMLPPILSEDLCSLVATTNRLAFTVEMEASKTGEIYNAKFYKSVIKVNTRYTYEMAEEEIKAKDPKNWMYQVSQFTEALRKRRMEAGRIDLNLRETTITWNERKEPIGIENRERLTSHILIEELMLSANLKVDEFLRKRKAPSLHRIHEAMDEEKLETLNHFLQLNGYNIQIKDTSYAEIMKAVKEIEDGSVGKIFNYLLLRSFMQAYYGADPLGHWGLGFKDYCHFTSPIRRYPDLIVHRVLQATLLETERTYSENEIAVMGLHCSEEERRAADAERDIVKIKSFRYLESTGIKEFKGFIVGIRPSQIFVELDISNLEGVLDKSEFTDEFEVVIKNDFSFYSKKYSKIFFIGDPVTVSLDRIDFEEIKVFLKLKDFKKDETPLKKK
- the tsaB gene encoding tRNA (adenosine(37)-N6)-threonylcarbamoyltransferase complex dimerization subunit type 1 TsaB, encoding MNVLYFDTTQDWIQVLVATHSDGSPLQILSEQTETTPKESSFKLVEYIRLALEKAKIKKPDLIIVTSGPGSFTGIRITVTTARDLSQLWNIPVFGMDSLEAYLMGVAREKIAEGTSLLCLDGKQGKYYTKYKSENGFLDSFDLTPESIEAKIKTNEWTPNNWYYTGNLPEFYPPSATKIEATNLNLSSILQYSLKEYFKTEPNKNDYLSLLPNYIRGTYVDHK